The nucleotide sequence agccagggagagctTCTGCGGCCCCCTACCACAAAGCCAAAGAgacgccgccgccgccccccagCCTTTTCCCCACACCGCCCCCGCCGTGCCGGGCCTGGGCGGATCCTCTGGCCGGCGCCAGCCATCCGGACACCGCCTGGGACCTCAGCAAGCCCTGCCGGCTGGGGGCGGCCGACAGCACGAACCCCCTCCACGCCGCCTCGCCCTCCTCCGGAGCCACCGTCAACGGGGCCGAGGCCTGGGCCCGGCCCGGCCACCCCCACGGCACCCTGGAGGCCCAGCGGCAGCGCAAGAGCCGGCGGAAGACCAAAGAGCAGCTGGCGGTGCTCAAGTCCTTCTTCCTGCGGTGCCAGTGGGCGCGGCGGGAGGATTACCAGTGGCTGGAGCAGATCACCGGCCTGCCGCGGGCCGAGATCATCCAGTGGTTCGGAGACACCCGCTACGCCCTCAAGCACGGCCACCTGCGGTGGTTCTGGGATAACTCGGTGCCTGTCGCCCCGGAGCCCGGGCCCCGCACGGACACGGGCCCGCTGGAGCGGTACTGGGCCGCCCGGCAGCAGCTGCGCGAGGACGACCTGCCGGCCCTGAGCCGCGAGTCGGGCATGGAGACCCAGCAGGTGCTGAACTGGTTCTACTCCCGCTCGCCCGAGCCGGCCGAGGTGGTGGTGTGCCTGGGCGAGGAGCAGGAGGACGAGGACGAGGAGGCCGGGCTCatggtgcaggaggaaggggaggaggaggaggacgagctggaggaggaagacCTGGGCGCCCAGGAGTGAGGcgcaccaggactcctgggggtGTTTTGTGGGGGGAACTGACTCGTGCTGGGGCTCTGCTCTGTCTAGTTCCTCCCTCTGCTCTAGAACCCAGATCTGGGCCCTGCCTCTCATTCCCCTTCCCATTCCGGACCCCAGCTCTAGAACCCAAACCCGGATGGCGTTGTGCTACCTAGAGCGCGCTTGTAAGGTGCTCTCCGTTCCCTGGTGTCTGGAGCTGGTCTTGGTGCTCTAGAACCGGATACCGGCCCCCCTCTTCCCATGGTAGGAGCTAGTACCACCTTCTCCCCTCTGTGTTCTAGAACCCCAACCACCGTGTGGTCCCATCCTCGTTCTAGAGCAGGTGGatcccccccagcgctgccaaaGGCCCTAGAACCAGGAGTTGTTGATCTAGACCCCCAGTGGCCATTTCGCTCCCAGTCCCCCTACTCTAGAGCCTAGGTTCTTGGCTCTCTCTGCTTCCTGGTTTGTGTTCTAGACCCTGCTACCTTCCGACCAGTTGTCTGGATTCAGGTATGCTCCCTTCTCCAGActttcccccacctctccccttccACGGCTTCTGTTTCTAGAGCCCGCCCTGGTTCGCACCCACGCCCCCTTGTAGAATGCGTTACGCCCTggtgggggcctggcctgggccagggggcaggctgtggtcAGCAGAGGGCTCCCTGTGTTTGGTTTTACAAACGGGGCCGGAGCGAGGGTGGGAGAGCCCAGGGCGGTGGTGAGCGAGTGCAGCCGTTCGTTTGTTTTTTCTGGAGTTGTTAATTTATAGCGCCCAGCGGGCGAGAGTTAAAACGAGGTTTGAACCCCACACCTGTGGCCTGTGTCTGATTGGTGGAGGGCgggtggaagggggcggggctgcttcaGCATCATCTAGTTCGTGTCGGTGGGGAGGTGGCTCCaatgccccttcctctctccccctggttTCCCGTCCTTCAGTtcttcctctgcccctctccctagTTCGGtacctggctgctgccccctggcctcccccactcctgctagGCCTCTGGGTTCACCCCCCAAACCTGCCCCTAGCCAACCCCTACCCCCACAGAGCCCCCGCAGTTGCAAGGCAGAGAGGGGGtcaccctgaacctcagttcccCTGCAAATACCCAGCGCCCCCAGAGAAAGGCCAGACATTTATTGTTGGTGGGGTGACCCCCAACCCACTTTGGTCCCAGCAGCGGGGGGACAGGGATAATGGGGGGGGCTGACCCTGaggctgggctgtccccctggTGGATGGGGGACCATGCCAGGGAGCTGGTGGATTTATCAGACACATGTGGGGGCTGGAGGAACAGGGactgctgggctgggggagctgggtaggggccatgtggggcaggcagtgggggatcTCCTGGATCCTatgcccccagcccagtccctcTGGTCCCAGGGGGCTGAGGCCGTGGGGTGCCCGGGCAGTTGCTACAGCTGGGGGGCCCGGCCGGCACCAGGAGGCCTGCAGGGAAAGAATCATGGTGGAGAGGCAGGTCGCCCCTTGAGGTCCCTcacggcccccctcccccagaccctcaGAGTGTGGGGCTCCCCCCCTCAGAGCCCTCCTCTCCCAGACCCTCCTCGTGTGGGGCTCCCCCCATCAGAGCCCCCTTGAGTGTGGGGCTTCCCCCCTCAGACCCTCTGTGAGTATGGCCCCCCCAAGCCTCCCTCCTCCAGATGCTCTGTCAGTGTGgggctccccccgaccccccacccTTCTGTGGGGGTGAACCCCAATCCAGTCTCACCTGCCATGCTGGGAGGGTGTAAGTTGGGGGGTGAACCTCAGCTAGGGGAGGAGAAGAAATTACCACAGATCCACGGACACCCCAAATCTGagaccccaccccactgccccccagcttgACTCCCACCcggtctcccctgccccctcacctgtaTGGGCCTTGGCCTCTCTGCACTCTGGCTCCCgcggagggtgcccgcctctctCAGATCTGTGGGGAAGATGGGAGGGGTTAGTGGGGCAAATGGGGGTTCACTGGGACCCCCCCAGCTGCAGATCCTGCCTCCCAGGCCTGGGTTGGGAGGCCCCTTATCTGCCCGGCTCACCTGTGAAGATGCCCAGTGCCAGTggcgggggggcccggccctgctcagcatccccctctgctgccccccgccTGGCGGGATGTGGGGGGAAGGTGCCCACCACAGGGGTCTGGGTGGAGGAGGCGGTGGCtctgg is from Pelodiscus sinensis isolate JC-2024 unplaced genomic scaffold, ASM4963464v1 ctg191, whole genome shotgun sequence and encodes:
- the HOMEZ gene encoding homeobox and leucine zipper protein Homez isoform X2, which gives rise to MERGVQLVAGFRAGRQPMAGPPRPRPPIPARGGGEGQAGAGPPGLGSGLVPARPGSAAGRVSGSPGASRTAELGFRRPCGSHPSPQRLARGPTVAGPAMPPNKESLGRPGSPAALICLPPISEDLQLVWTQASQTSELDGHQPLHQAFNYFPYPSLADLALLCLRHGLQLEKVKAWFMAQRLRCGISWSAEEIEETRARLACRQDRPAFGALLAPSEALLQAGRALGGREAPTATPHKVKLQESPGTCAAVAQGAPEPGRASAAPYHKAKETPPPPPSLFPTPPPPCRAWADPLAGASHPDTAWDLSKPCRLGAADSTNPLHAASPSSGATVNGAEAWARPGHPHGTLEAQRQRKSRRKTKEQLAVLKSFFLRCQWARREDYQWLEQITGLPRAEIIQWFGDTRYALKHGHLRWFWDNSVPVAPEPGPRTDTGPLERYWAARQQLREDDLPALSRESGMETQQVLNWFYSRSPEPAEVVVCLGEEQEDEDEEAGLMVQEEGEEEEDELEEEDLGAQE
- the HOMEZ gene encoding homeobox and leucine zipper protein Homez isoform X3, with protein sequence MAAAWAARPPERSLPRPDSVSGSPGASRTAELGFRRPCGSHPSPQRLARGPTVAGPAMPPNKESLGRPGSPAALICLPPISEDLQLVWTQASQTSELDGHQPLHQAFNYFPYPSLADLALLCLRHGLQLEKVKAWFMAQRLRCGISWSAEEIEETRARLACRQDRPAFGALLAPSEALLQAGRALGGREAPTATPHKVKLQESPGTCAAVAQGAPEPGRASAAPYHKAKETPPPPPSLFPTPPPPCRAWADPLAGASHPDTAWDLSKPCRLGAADSTNPLHAASPSSGATVNGAEAWARPGHPHGTLEAQRQRKSRRKTKEQLAVLKSFFLRCQWARREDYQWLEQITGLPRAEIIQWFGDTRYALKHGHLRWFWDNSVPVAPEPGPRTDTGPLERYWAARQQLREDDLPALSRESGMETQQVLNWFYSRSPEPAEVVVCLGEEQEDEDEEAGLMVQEEGEEEEDELEEEDLGAQE
- the HOMEZ gene encoding homeobox and leucine zipper protein Homez isoform X4, which translates into the protein MPPNKESLGRPGSPAALICLPPISEDLQLVWTQASQTSELDGHQPLHQAFNYFPYPSLADLALLCLRHGLQLEKVKAWFMAQRLRCGISWSAEEIEETRARLACRQDRPAFGALLAPSEALLQAGRALGGREAPTATPHKVKLQESPGTCAAVAQGAPEPGRASAAPYHKAKETPPPPPSLFPTPPPPCRAWADPLAGASHPDTAWDLSKPCRLGAADSTNPLHAASPSSGATVNGAEAWARPGHPHGTLEAQRQRKSRRKTKEQLAVLKSFFLRCQWARREDYQWLEQITGLPRAEIIQWFGDTRYALKHGHLRWFWDNSVPVAPEPGPRTDTGPLERYWAARQQLREDDLPALSRESGMETQQVLNWFYSRSPEPAEVVVCLGEEQEDEDEEAGLMVQEEGEEEEDELEEEDLGAQE